The genomic segment TAATTGGCTTGTTAATATAGAAAAGTATTCCGCTTTTATAAGCATTTGAAATCATTTTTCCTTCTTCAACCTGAGATAACATTATAATCTTACCAGTATATCCACTGCTAAATGTCCTTTTCACAATTTCAATTCCATCTACTTCTGGTAGCAGTAAATCAATTAATACGATATCAGGTTTTAATTTCATTATTTGATCTTTAGCATCTCTACCTGTCGTTAAAATGGATAATACTTTTCCGAAGTTATTTTTTTTAATTGCTTGCTCCAATATTTTACATACTGCTATATCATCATCAATAATAACAAAAGTTGTTTCCATAAATAGCCCCCTTATTATGAAAATAATTTATATACTAGATAACGGTATTTTCACTAAAAACTTAGTGCCCCTATCAATATCACTTTCAACTTCTATACTTCCTCCCAAATTCTCTAAGAGATTTTTTACATGACATAACCCAATCCCCGTAGACATTGCCCCTGTCTCCTCATTGAATTTTGTTGAAAATCCTATATTAAATATATACGGAAGTACATCTTTATCAATACCTGTCCCATTATCTGAAACATCAAGTAGTAATTCTTTTTGCGAAATCTCCCCAATCACATTTATCATATTATCGCCACTGCATGCCTCAATTGCGTTAATAATTAAATTATTTAGAATAGCAAATATATCATAATATCTTTTTACCGAATAATCTTCTTCTAGCTTGAATTTTATAAATATATTAGAATTCACATTATCTATTTGTCTTTTTGTATTATCAGATATTATACAGAAAATTTCTGACATAGACATGTATTCTACCTTCTCAACATTTTGTACTAATTGATTGATCCCTCTAAGAACTCGGTCATTATTTTTACGAATTTCATGAGCATTTTGTGAAAGTGATAACGCCTTAACTGAAAATTCTTCTTTATCCTTATTCATTTCATACAAATTGTAAGCTTCCCTCATTATAGTATTTAAATCATTTGTTGATTTTTGTAAATAAAAAGCCTCCGCATATATCTTTGACACCATTAAATTTAATTCAGCATAACGTTTTTGATGCTCTAGTGTCTTAATATATAATTTTTGATATTTATATATTAGAAAAGCTGAACATTGTATAAATGCTCTAACAAGTGCTGTTATTATAATAACTTTTATGGTTGATATAGAAAACATATTTCTAACAAGTATTTCTGCTGTGTTGCATATTATATCAAAACTTACTAATGACAAGTATAAATGTATTATAGACTTATTTCTCCTAGTTAGTGGAAATATAGTTCCTAAAATACCATAAATAATATAAAAAATAGCTGCCGGCATAAACTGCATTATAATATCATTTGAATAGCTAGAAGATGACATTAATAATCCAATGCTACGAATAGAGGCAGTTATAGTTCCTGTGATTATTCCAATTAAAACAGGATATATATTTTCCGATATAGAAAATATAAGTCCAATTACAATGACTCCAACTCCCAAAACAAACCTGCTATTAAATGGATAAATATATATTTGCGCCAAAATACTGATCAGAATAGAAAATAAT from the Clostridium beijerinckii genome contains:
- a CDS encoding sensor histidine kinase, which produces MGVGVIVIGLIFSISENIYPVLIGIITGTITASIRSIGLLMSSSSYSNDIIMQFMPAAIFYIIYGILGTIFPLTRRNKSIIHLYLSLVSFDIICNTAEILVRNMFSISTIKVIIITALVRAFIQCSAFLIYKYQKLYIKTLEHQKRYAELNLMVSKIYAEAFYLQKSTNDLNTIMREAYNLYEMNKDKEEFSVKALSLSQNAHEIRKNNDRVLRGINQLVQNVEKVEYMSMSEIFCIISDNTKRQIDNVNSNIFIKFKLEEDYSVKRYYDIFAILNNLIINAIEACSGDNMINVIGEISQKELLLDVSDNGTGIDKDVLPYIFNIGFSTKFNEETGAMSTGIGLCHVKNLLENLGGSIEVESDIDRGTKFLVKIPLSSI